One region of Bradyrhizobium betae genomic DNA includes:
- a CDS encoding GNAT family N-acetyltransferase, whose amino-acid sequence MPNDEVSFRAAHPDDAETVFNITKASIAGLANGCYSPAQIENWMGERSPRFYEELIAKGQMTVCLRNGVVVGFVDAEPGEVTRLFVLPEAAGSGLGQRLLDIGVAQARQGHSGPIRLEATINAEAFYQRYGFRSTGRGLFSHGLGGEPIEIVYMEL is encoded by the coding sequence ATGCCGAATGACGAGGTGTCTTTCAGAGCGGCCCATCCGGACGACGCGGAAACGGTGTTCAACATCACCAAAGCTTCGATCGCCGGTCTGGCGAACGGATGCTATTCGCCGGCGCAGATCGAGAACTGGATGGGCGAGCGGTCGCCCCGGTTCTACGAAGAGCTCATCGCCAAAGGGCAGATGACCGTCTGCCTTCGCAACGGCGTGGTCGTCGGGTTCGTCGATGCCGAGCCCGGCGAGGTCACCCGATTGTTCGTCCTGCCCGAGGCGGCCGGCTCCGGGCTCGGTCAACGACTGCTCGACATCGGCGTCGCCCAGGCACGCCAAGGCCATAGCGGGCCAATCCGACTCGAGGCCACCATTAACGCCGAAGCCTTCTACCAACGATACGGCTTCAGAAGCACGGGCAGAGGGCTGTTCTCGCACGGCCTTGGCGGCGAGCCCATCGAGATCGTCTACATGGAACTGTGA
- a CDS encoding TIGR00645 family protein produces the protein MSVEPEPRTKPETGPHPASPRLGVLPMIIFGSRWLQLPLYLGLIAAQCVYIVLFLKELWHLSWHAIDLTEQQIMMSVLALIDVVMISNLLVMVIVGGYETFVSRLDLQGHPDEPEWLGHVNASVLKIKLAMAIIGISSIALLRTFIEAGNLGSDRASFTETGVMWQVLIHITFIVSALGIAYVDKLSESGMRKYAE, from the coding sequence ATGTCGGTTGAGCCTGAGCCCAGGACCAAGCCCGAGACCGGCCCCCACCCGGCCTCTCCGCGCCTGGGCGTGCTGCCGATGATCATCTTCGGCTCCCGCTGGCTGCAACTGCCGCTCTATCTCGGGCTGATCGCGGCCCAATGCGTCTACATCGTGCTGTTCCTCAAGGAGCTCTGGCATCTCTCCTGGCATGCGATCGACCTCACCGAACAGCAGATCATGATGAGCGTTCTGGCGCTGATCGACGTCGTGATGATCTCCAATCTGCTCGTGATGGTCATCGTCGGCGGCTACGAAACGTTCGTTTCGCGGCTCGACCTGCAGGGGCATCCCGACGAGCCTGAATGGCTTGGCCACGTCAATGCGAGCGTCCTGAAGATCAAGCTCGCCATGGCCATCATCGGCATCTCCTCGATCGCGCTTTTGCGCACCTTCATCGAAGCCGGCAATCTCGGCTCGGACCGCGCCAGCTTCACCGAGACCGGCGTGATGTGGCAGGTGCTAATCCACATCACCTTCATCGTCTCGGCACTCGGCATCGCCTATGTCGACAAGCTCAGCGAGTCCGGAATGCGCAAATATGCCGAATGA
- a CDS encoding septal ring lytic transglycosylase RlpA family protein, giving the protein MGIRRSDSVLRVARGVAAVATCLALANCASSNKFAGRVDPKYGVSSSPRVVALGDPVPKGGGTYRVGKPYVVAGRTYVPEEDVNYRAEGMASWYGDDFHGRLTANGEVFDMGSLTAAHPTLPMPSYARVTNVSNGKSLIVRVNDRGPYHGNRLIDVSNKAAELLEFKGNGVAKVRVEYVGRAPLEGSDDRQLMATLRTGVPAPTPSMIRVASARPFVPELASSGRGAIRGDVPMPEGRPYNLGNTSADVASINATSEMSASSRSRGRALQNARAVSYDQDGGYANESVPSSVDGAAEARSILSGRGLY; this is encoded by the coding sequence ATGGGGATCCGACGGTCAGATTCGGTTTTGCGGGTCGCGCGCGGCGTCGCGGCGGTCGCAACCTGCCTTGCGCTCGCCAATTGCGCCTCCTCCAACAAGTTCGCCGGCCGGGTCGATCCGAAATACGGCGTGTCCTCGAGCCCCCGCGTCGTGGCTCTGGGCGATCCCGTGCCGAAGGGCGGCGGGACCTACCGCGTCGGCAAACCGTATGTGGTGGCGGGCCGGACCTATGTGCCCGAGGAGGACGTGAACTATCGCGCCGAGGGCATGGCATCCTGGTACGGTGATGATTTCCACGGCCGCCTGACCGCCAATGGCGAGGTGTTCGACATGGGCTCGCTGACGGCGGCGCATCCGACCCTGCCGATGCCGTCCTACGCGCGGGTGACCAATGTCTCGAACGGCAAGTCGCTGATCGTCCGCGTCAATGACCGCGGGCCCTATCATGGCAACCGGCTCATCGACGTCTCGAACAAGGCCGCCGAACTGCTTGAATTCAAAGGCAACGGCGTCGCCAAGGTCCGTGTCGAATATGTCGGCCGGGCGCCGCTCGAAGGCTCAGACGACCGCCAGTTGATGGCAACCTTACGCACCGGCGTTCCGGCGCCGACTCCCTCGATGATTCGCGTCGCCTCGGCCAGACCCTTCGTGCCGGAGCTTGCGTCTTCAGGTCGGGGAGCGATCCGCGGCGACGTTCCGATGCCGGAGGGGCGGCCCTACAATCTCGGCAACACGTCCGCCGATGTCGCCTCCATCAATGCGACCTCCGAGATGTCGGCGTCGAGCCGCAGCCGGGGCCGGGCGCTTCAGAATGCCCGCGCCGTGTCCTACGATCAGGACGGCGGCTACGCGAACGAGAGCGTTCCGTCGTCGGTCGATGGTGCTGCCGAGGCCCGCAGCATCCTGAGCGGCCGCGGTCTCTACTGA
- a CDS encoding putative Ig domain-containing protein, with product MTITNPNGFPVTGLAVAAGALPAGLSGTSPATTCSSGTASYSGGSGGNLSLSGATLNGSASCTVTLTVSSSIANTYPYTSGAVSVTGPSSATGGTAAAPTPLTVTGPTATLSVPSTILTQGQPSTNFTPVTGSGGTGALTYSVSPTLPSGLSLSSSTGAITGSPTVTSLNTPYTVTITDANSATATNTFNLAVNAAVTATQSVASKTLTQNQASTNFTPVTGSGGKGALTYSVSPTLPTGLSFSTSTGAVTGTPTVASGAQTYTVTVTDTNSATASSTFSLAVSGPVLAVQAVPSITLTQNNAMTSTTPVTGSGGTAPLGYSLSPSLPAGLTLNTTTGAITGTPTVTHATSSFTITVTDANGVSASSTFSLTVNAAVTATQSIASATLTVNHVVTAFTPVTGAGGTGGLTFGISPSLPAGLSFNTGTGQITGTPTATTTTASYTVTVTDTLGASANSSFSLAVNGPVTAVQAVASVTLTQNHAATPVTPVTGAGGTSPLSYGISPSLPTGLSFNTGTGQITGTPTVTSATTTYTVTVTDANATPASTTFSLTVNSAVSATQSVASATLTAGHVVTAFTPVTGGGGTSPLSYIVSPSLPTGLILNSSTGAVTGTPSSASAATTYTVTVSDANNATASNTFSLTVNAAVTATQAIPSKSLTVNIAAASFTPVTGSGGTGSLSYGVSPTLPAGLSMNATTGAVTGTPTATSGVTTYTVTVTDTNNATATSTFSLAVNGAVTATQSIASKSLTQNTAATPFTPVTGSGGTSPLGYGIAPGLPAGLTLNTSTGAISGTPTAALGATTFTVTVTDANAATASNTFSLTINGGVTATQAVASTVITANHAVTAFTPVTGGGGTAPLNFSVAPALPAGLTYSASTGSISGTPTATIGATTFTVTVTDANNATASNTFSLTVNGAVVATTSVPSTSLPINQIVTPFTPVTGSGGTGALTYAISPALPAGLVYNTATGSISGTPTTPSPTVTYTVSVTDTNNASATSTFTLSVGQVASTVALTSSANPTQFGQAVTFNATVTGAGGTPAGTVTFNDGGSAIGTSTLSGGIATLTISTLAVGSHTIMASYSGSPLFTPSTSAALAQSVNVPADSLKLRALQANVTKVVAQNSGQVISGAIDDAIADGFNPDGGTLLTPGSTGMRINFSADPRDDDDAATGTGNAGRNSYDAERNANMRGVGRARRNGSRVDDAFAAIDQQMPKKAVPKWHQEKEWLLWADVRGSGVDRWNSSNALGVGQVNQASLRGQQVNALMGLTYRARPNLLVGVLGGYENFSYTDDTVNGKLKGDGWTVGAYLGWKIVPTLRYDAALTYSGIGYDGTAGAAQGNFNGNRWMFSTGFTGTYKWAGLYLEPSAKVYTLWEREDAYVDSLGTQQSARTFSTGRASAGNKMTYPFAWLDSVLLAPYVGVYADYYFTQDDAAAIIAAGGVPLASTPLLQGWSARVTGGVGAKLAGGATIGLGAELGGIGSNTQVWTFKARAQMPF from the coding sequence TTGACCATCACAAATCCAAACGGCTTCCCGGTCACCGGACTCGCCGTCGCCGCAGGCGCCCTGCCGGCGGGATTGAGCGGTACCAGCCCAGCGACGACCTGTAGCAGCGGGACAGCCTCCTATTCCGGAGGTAGCGGCGGCAACCTCAGCCTGAGCGGCGCGACGCTCAATGGTAGCGCGAGCTGCACGGTGACGCTGACCGTATCTTCGTCGATCGCCAACACGTACCCCTACACGAGCGGAGCCGTTTCAGTCACCGGTCCAAGCTCTGCCACCGGCGGGACCGCCGCGGCACCGACACCGCTGACCGTCACCGGACCGACGGCGACCTTGTCGGTCCCATCGACGATCCTCACACAAGGCCAGCCCTCGACCAACTTCACGCCCGTCACTGGTTCGGGCGGCACCGGCGCACTGACCTACTCCGTCTCACCGACGCTGCCGAGCGGCCTCAGCTTGAGCTCCTCTACCGGGGCGATCACGGGGTCACCGACTGTCACAAGTTTGAATACGCCCTATACCGTCACCATCACCGACGCCAACAGTGCGACCGCCACCAACACCTTCAACCTCGCTGTCAACGCGGCTGTGACTGCGACGCAATCGGTGGCATCGAAGACGCTCACGCAGAACCAGGCCTCGACCAACTTCACCCCCGTGACCGGCAGTGGCGGCAAGGGCGCGCTGACCTACAGCGTTTCGCCGACGCTGCCGACGGGGTTGAGCTTCAGCACCTCGACCGGTGCCGTCACGGGGACGCCGACGGTCGCGAGCGGCGCGCAGACCTACACCGTCACCGTCACTGATACGAACAGCGCCACCGCGTCGAGCACCTTCTCGCTGGCCGTCAGCGGCCCCGTCCTGGCGGTGCAGGCGGTGCCCTCGATCACACTGACGCAGAACAACGCCATGACGTCGACGACGCCGGTCACGGGCAGCGGCGGCACGGCTCCGCTCGGCTATAGCCTCTCCCCGTCACTCCCGGCCGGCCTGACGCTGAACACCACGACCGGCGCCATCACCGGCACGCCGACGGTGACGCATGCGACGTCCTCGTTCACGATCACGGTCACCGACGCGAATGGTGTGTCCGCGAGCAGCACGTTCAGCCTCACCGTCAATGCCGCGGTCACCGCGACCCAGTCGATCGCATCGGCCACCCTCACCGTCAATCACGTGGTGACAGCGTTCACCCCGGTGACCGGAGCCGGCGGCACCGGCGGCCTGACCTTCGGCATCTCGCCTTCGCTTCCCGCTGGATTGAGCTTCAATACCGGAACCGGCCAGATCACCGGCACGCCCACGGCGACGACCACAACTGCCTCCTACACCGTCACCGTGACGGACACGCTCGGCGCCTCCGCAAACAGCTCGTTCAGCCTTGCCGTCAACGGCCCCGTGACCGCGGTCCAGGCGGTCGCCTCCGTCACGCTCACGCAAAACCACGCCGCAACACCGGTAACCCCGGTCACGGGCGCGGGAGGAACATCTCCCCTATCTTACGGGATCTCCCCGTCGCTGCCCACCGGACTGAGCTTCAACACAGGCACTGGGCAGATCACGGGTACACCAACGGTGACCAGCGCGACCACGACCTACACCGTGACCGTGACAGACGCCAACGCGACCCCCGCCAGCACCACGTTCAGCCTGACCGTCAACAGTGCGGTGAGCGCGACCCAGTCTGTCGCCTCGGCGACCCTGACCGCCGGGCACGTCGTCACCGCCTTCACGCCGGTGACCGGAGGTGGCGGAACCTCTCCGCTGTCCTACATCGTCTCGCCAAGCCTTCCCACGGGGCTGATCCTCAACTCATCAACCGGCGCTGTCACCGGCACGCCGAGCTCAGCCAGCGCCGCGACCACCTATACGGTCACCGTCAGTGACGCCAACAATGCGACCGCCAGCAACACGTTCAGCCTGACCGTGAATGCCGCAGTCACGGCGACCCAGGCCATCCCGTCGAAGTCGCTGACGGTCAACATCGCGGCCGCGTCGTTCACGCCGGTCACGGGCTCCGGTGGAACCGGTTCTCTGAGCTACGGCGTCTCGCCGACATTGCCGGCCGGATTGAGCATGAACGCTACGACCGGAGCCGTCACAGGGACGCCGACGGCAACTAGCGGAGTCACCACCTATACGGTCACGGTGACCGATACGAACAATGCCACCGCTACCAGCACCTTCAGCCTCGCCGTCAACGGCGCGGTCACCGCGACGCAATCGATCGCCTCGAAGAGCTTGACGCAGAACACCGCCGCAACACCGTTCACTCCGGTCACCGGCAGCGGCGGTACCTCGCCGCTCGGCTATGGCATCGCACCGGGCCTGCCCGCCGGCCTGACCTTGAACACCTCGACCGGCGCGATTTCGGGGACGCCGACGGCTGCGCTGGGCGCCACGACCTTCACGGTGACCGTGACGGACGCCAATGCCGCAACCGCAAGCAATACGTTCAGCCTGACCATCAACGGTGGCGTGACCGCGACCCAGGCTGTCGCCTCCACCGTGATCACCGCCAACCACGCCGTCACGGCTTTCACGCCCGTCACCGGCGGCGGTGGCACCGCGCCTCTCAATTTCAGCGTGGCGCCCGCTTTGCCTGCCGGCCTCACCTACAGCGCGTCGACTGGCAGCATCTCCGGCACCCCGACCGCGACGATCGGCGCCACGACCTTCACGGTCACGGTCACCGATGCCAACAATGCGACCGCCTCGAACACGTTCAGCCTGACGGTGAATGGCGCCGTTGTCGCAACGACCTCCGTCCCGTCGACGTCGCTGCCGATCAATCAGATCGTGACGCCGTTCACGCCGGTGACCGGTTCGGGCGGCACCGGCGCGCTAACCTATGCGATCTCGCCGGCGCTGCCCGCTGGCCTCGTCTACAACACCGCCACGGGATCGATCAGCGGAACGCCGACCACGCCATCGCCGACCGTCACGTATACGGTCTCGGTCACGGACACGAACAACGCCTCGGCCACTTCGACATTCACCCTGTCCGTCGGTCAGGTCGCAAGTACGGTCGCGCTCACCTCGTCGGCCAACCCGACCCAGTTCGGGCAAGCCGTGACGTTCAATGCAACCGTCACCGGTGCGGGAGGAACGCCGGCGGGGACCGTGACCTTCAACGACGGTGGTAGCGCGATCGGCACCAGCACTCTGAGCGGTGGCATTGCCACCTTGACGATTTCGACCCTTGCTGTCGGCAGCCACACCATTATGGCAAGCTATTCGGGCAGCCCGCTGTTCACGCCGAGCACGTCGGCGGCGTTGGCCCAGAGCGTGAACGTTCCCGCCGACAGTCTCAAACTGCGCGCCCTTCAAGCCAACGTCACCAAGGTGGTGGCCCAAAATTCCGGGCAGGTCATCTCGGGGGCTATCGACGACGCCATTGCCGATGGGTTCAACCCGGACGGCGGCACGCTGCTCACGCCCGGCAGTACCGGCATGCGGATCAATTTCTCGGCCGATCCGCGCGATGACGACGACGCGGCAACGGGCACTGGCAACGCCGGACGGAATTCCTACGATGCGGAACGCAATGCGAATATGCGCGGCGTAGGACGCGCGCGCCGCAACGGCTCCCGTGTCGATGACGCGTTCGCGGCCATCGACCAGCAAATGCCGAAGAAGGCGGTGCCGAAATGGCATCAGGAGAAGGAATGGCTGCTGTGGGCCGACGTACGCGGGAGCGGCGTCGATCGCTGGAACTCGTCGAATGCGCTCGGTGTCGGCCAGGTCAACCAAGCCTCTCTTCGCGGCCAGCAGGTGAACGCGCTGATGGGGCTGACCTATCGCGCAAGACCCAACCTCCTGGTCGGCGTGCTCGGCGGCTACGAGAACTTCAGCTACACCGACGACACCGTCAACGGAAAGCTGAAGGGCGACGGCTGGACCGTCGGTGCCTATCTCGGCTGGAAGATCGTGCCGACACTGCGCTACGATGCCGCCCTGACCTATTCCGGCATTGGCTATGACGGCACCGCCGGCGCGGCGCAGGGCAATTTCAACGGCAACCGCTGGATGTTCTCGACCGGCTTCACCGGAACCTATAAATGGGCCGGCCTCTATCTGGAGCCCTCGGCCAAGGTCTACACGCTATGGGAGCGGGAAGACGCCTATGTCGACTCGCTCGGCACTCAGCAGTCCGCCCGCACATTCTCGACGGGCCGGGCCTCAGCCGGCAACAAGATGACCTACCCCTTCGCCTGGCTCGATAGCGTCCTGCTGGCGCCCTATGTCGGCGTCTATGCCGACTACTACTTCACCCAAGACGATGCCGCCGCGATCATAGCCGCGGGCGGCGTGCCGCTGGCGTCGACCCCACTGCTCCAGGGCTGGTCGGCGCGCGTCACCGGTGGGGTCGGCGCAAAGCTTGCCGGCGGCGCCACGATCGGCCTCGGCGCCGAGCTCGGCGGAATTGGCTCCAACACGCAGGTCTGGACCTTCAAGGCGCGCGCGCAGATGCCGTTCTGA
- a CDS encoding phage tail protein: protein MPLQPILGQIMPFAGTTVPRGWALCNGALMAIQTNQALFSLLGTYYGGDGIRTFGLPDLRGRAIIGSSGASGNFPAGMTSGAVAVTLNAQQLPTHNHIIQASTTQGSGRGTAAPANNLFGTNTSPPAGPKSIFLTAGSGETPLAPGTNVLNEGGNQSHNNMQPYLVINYMIALNGIFPSRD from the coding sequence ATGCCGTTACAGCCCATCCTGGGTCAGATCATGCCCTTCGCCGGCACCACGGTGCCGAGAGGGTGGGCGCTGTGCAACGGCGCCCTGATGGCGATCCAGACCAATCAGGCGCTATTTTCGTTGCTCGGCACTTACTACGGCGGGGACGGCATCAGGACGTTCGGGCTGCCCGATTTGCGCGGCCGCGCCATCATCGGATCCTCTGGCGCCAGTGGTAACTTTCCCGCGGGCATGACCAGCGGCGCAGTTGCAGTGACCTTGAACGCGCAACAGCTTCCCACTCACAATCATATCATTCAGGCGTCGACGACCCAAGGGTCCGGACGAGGAACTGCTGCTCCAGCCAACAACCTGTTCGGCACCAACACAAGTCCGCCGGCCGGTCCAAAGTCTATTTTCCTGACCGCAGGTAGTGGTGAAACGCCACTCGCGCCAGGCACCAACGTCCTGAATGAAGGCGGCAATCAATCCCACAACAATATGCAGCCCTATCTGGTCATCAACTACATGATTGCACTCAACGGCATCTTTCCGTCCCGCGACTGA
- a CDS encoding phage tail protein, protein MSDPFIGEIRLFGFPRVPDGWLACSGQSLPISQYDTLYAVIGTTYGGDGVQTFNAPDLRGRVPIGQGQGPALPLYVLGQIAGEDGHVLIENEMPQHSHALMSSTTTAATQTPSATVHLATASAGNLYAPAANAAPYETMAACVALAGNSLPHNNIMPTVVGNYCICFAGVFPSSG, encoded by the coding sequence ATGTCTGACCCCTTTATCGGCGAAATCCGGTTGTTCGGGTTTCCACGGGTGCCGGATGGCTGGCTGGCCTGCAGTGGACAAAGCCTGCCGATCTCACAATACGATACGCTCTATGCCGTCATCGGCACGACCTATGGCGGTGACGGCGTACAGACCTTCAATGCACCTGATTTGCGCGGCCGGGTGCCGATTGGCCAGGGCCAAGGGCCGGCGCTGCCGCTCTACGTGCTGGGCCAGATCGCAGGCGAGGACGGACATGTCCTGATCGAGAACGAGATGCCCCAGCACAGCCACGCGCTAATGTCGTCCACCACCACGGCGGCGACGCAGACGCCGTCCGCGACGGTTCATCTGGCAACGGCGTCGGCCGGAAATCTCTACGCGCCGGCAGCGAACGCCGCACCGTATGAGACGATGGCGGCCTGCGTCGCCCTTGCAGGCAACAGCTTGCCGCACAACAACATCATGCCGACAGTCGTGGGCAATTATTGCATCTGCTTCGCCGGCGTCTTTCCATCATCGGGCTGA
- a CDS encoding phage tail protein, with translation MADPYIGEIQAFPFTFAAQGFNQGWLPCFGQLLAIQRFTPLFALIGTAFGGNGTTNFQLPNLSGSITNSQGDGPGLQPRVIGESIGSPTVGLIISEMAAHTHGLQIGSKTAANAAPGPGTSSNMAAIDPLFNGFVPPPSTTTLAPNAMTLTGQGVPHDNMQPTQALIWCIAYAGIFPSFNS, from the coding sequence GTGGCGGACCCGTATATCGGCGAAATCCAGGCATTTCCGTTTACATTTGCGGCCCAGGGCTTCAATCAGGGTTGGCTGCCGTGCTTTGGACAATTGCTTGCCATCCAGCGGTTCACGCCGCTGTTCGCGTTGATCGGAACTGCGTTTGGCGGCAATGGCACGACCAATTTCCAGCTGCCGAATCTGAGCGGCAGCATTACCAACAGCCAGGGTGACGGTCCGGGTCTGCAGCCGCGCGTGATCGGCGAGTCCATCGGCAGCCCGACGGTCGGTCTGATCATCAGCGAGATGGCTGCGCACACCCACGGCCTTCAAATCGGCAGCAAGACCGCCGCAAACGCGGCGCCCGGTCCCGGCACGTCCTCGAACATGGCGGCCATTGACCCTCTCTTCAACGGGTTCGTCCCGCCGCCAAGCACGACCACCCTGGCACCGAACGCCATGACGCTGACGGGGCAGGGCGTTCCTCACGACAACATGCAGCCGACCCAGGCGCTGATCTGGTGCATCGCCTACGCCGGAATTTTCCCGTCGTTCAACTCCTGA
- a CDS encoding GNAT family N-acetyltransferase, protein MFVEISPGHIDLQLRPTTPSDEAFVWRVFRDARAEQFEAAGLSGLLLEQVLAQQFRSQAAGYSERFPAARSMIITRCATAIGRLLIHCSDEHWHIVDIALLSKECGSGFGTAVFEGLEASARNRGVAALTLSVLASNTPARRFYLRRGFVEMGEASMSHVAMRKELG, encoded by the coding sequence ATGTTCGTCGAGATCAGTCCGGGGCATATTGACTTGCAATTGCGCCCGACAACGCCGTCTGACGAGGCCTTTGTATGGCGCGTGTTCCGCGATGCCAGAGCGGAGCAGTTCGAGGCAGCCGGCCTGTCCGGGCTCTTGCTTGAACAGGTGCTTGCGCAACAGTTCCGCAGCCAGGCGGCTGGTTATTCCGAGCGATTTCCGGCCGCGAGGTCGATGATCATCACGCGGTGCGCAACTGCGATCGGTCGACTCCTGATCCATTGCTCAGATGAGCATTGGCACATCGTCGACATCGCGTTGCTGTCGAAGGAGTGTGGTAGCGGCTTTGGCACAGCGGTGTTCGAAGGGCTCGAAGCGAGCGCGAGAAACCGCGGTGTCGCGGCGCTCACGCTCTCGGTGCTCGCGAGCAATACGCCCGCGCGGCGCTTTTACCTGCGCCGCGGATTTGTCGAAATGGGTGAGGCAAGCATGTCGCACGTCGCGATGCGAAAGGAACTCGGCTAG
- a CDS encoding alpha/beta fold hydrolase, with the protein MSSTRVIKANGIDLFIREAGQGPLVVLCHGWPELSYSWRHQIPALADAGFHVVAPDMRGYGQSAAPADVAAYSIFDTVGDVVGLVQALGETKAMVVGHDWGAPVAWHAALFRPDIFTAVAGLSVPPPFRGRGKPLELLRQGGVTNFYWQYFQTPGVAEAELEHDVARTMRIVLGGRGLADPSAAMFVEDGKGFLGHGNPEEPLPDWLSEAELANFTETFRKSGFRGGLNWYRNLDRNWELTAPWQDSQIHQPSLFIAGSKDAVITGLIGAKRVNELGRVLPNLTRKLIIEGAGHWVQQERPDEVNAALLTFLRNVSSG; encoded by the coding sequence ATGTCTTCCACCCGCGTGATCAAGGCCAACGGGATTGATCTGTTCATCCGCGAAGCCGGCCAGGGTCCGCTGGTGGTGCTGTGCCATGGCTGGCCGGAGCTGTCTTACTCCTGGCGCCACCAGATCCCGGCACTTGCGGATGCCGGTTTCCACGTGGTCGCTCCGGACATGCGCGGCTACGGCCAAAGCGCTGCGCCGGCGGACGTCGCCGCCTACTCGATCTTCGACACGGTCGGCGACGTCGTCGGCTTGGTGCAGGCACTCGGTGAGACCAAGGCCATGGTGGTCGGCCACGACTGGGGTGCGCCGGTGGCCTGGCATGCGGCACTGTTCCGTCCCGATATCTTCACGGCGGTCGCGGGGCTGAGCGTACCGCCGCCGTTCCGCGGCCGCGGCAAGCCGCTCGAGCTGTTGCGCCAGGGCGGCGTCACCAATTTCTACTGGCAGTATTTCCAGACGCCCGGCGTCGCCGAGGCTGAATTGGAGCATGACGTCGCCCGGACCATGCGCATCGTGCTGGGCGGGCGCGGCCTTGCCGATCCCAGTGCCGCCATGTTCGTTGAGGACGGCAAGGGCTTTCTCGGCCATGGCAATCCCGAGGAGCCGCTTCCGGACTGGCTCAGCGAGGCTGAGCTCGCCAATTTCACCGAGACGTTCCGGAAATCCGGCTTCCGCGGCGGGCTGAACTGGTATCGCAACCTCGACCGCAACTGGGAGCTGACGGCGCCTTGGCAGGATTCGCAGATTCACCAGCCCTCGCTGTTCATCGCCGGCTCAAAGGACGCCGTCATCACCGGCCTGATCGGCGCCAAGCGCGTCAACGAGCTCGGGCGCGTGCTGCCTAATCTGACGCGAAAGCTGATCATCGAGGGCGCCGGCCATTGGGTGCAGCAGGAGCGGCCCGACGAGGTCAACGCGGCGTTGCTGACATTCCTGCGCAACGTGTCGTCAGGCTAG